From the genome of Labedella gwakjiensis:
GACGGCGAGCAGTGACTGCAGCCGGGAGTCCGCGCCGTACGCGATCTGGACCTTGTCCGCCGGAGTCGGGAACCAGCCGTTGTCCGGTCCGTCGGAGATGAGCTGCGTCGTCGTGAAGACGGCCGCGTCCGCCAGGGCCGGCTTCAGGAGTTTCTCGTCGGCGAGCACCGCCGAGGCCTCGGCGAGCGCCGCCGGCATCTGCGAACCCCACGCGTGCCACATGGACCGCGAATGCGTCCACGGGAGCACCGCGCCGTAGGGCCACGACCTCACATCGCCGCCGCCCATCGCGGCGATCCCCTCGGAGAGCTTCCGCATCGTCGAGCGGGCGGCGGTGTCGTCGGGAGCCGCCTGCATGTAGGCGGCCAGGCCGAGCACGGCCTCGGCGGACGCGTCGGCACCGTCGACGATCAGCCACGCCGGCACCTTCTTGCCGTCGGAGACCTCCCACTCGCCGTAGCGGGCGAGCGACTGGCGGTCGATGGCCTCGCGGGAGAGCGTGAGCCGGTCGCGCAGGAACGACGCGAACTCGGGGTCCTCGGCGCGGAACGCCGCGTAGCCCTCGCCGAACGCCCACACGGTGCGGGCGAGCCAGTAGCTCTCGTCCGAGTCGGACGGGTCGGGGAGTTCCACGGGCTCGGCGCTCGGGTTGAGCTCGCCGTCTGGCTGCATCCACAGCACGACGTTGCCGGCGTCCTCCCCGTCGGCCGTCTGCATGTAGGCGAGCGAGCGGAGCAGCTCGTACGCGGAGTCCTTGCTCGACTCGGCACCCGTCTGCTCGAAGTGGCGGAGGTACACGACGGCGGCGCGCGAGACGTCGTCGGCGTTGTAGGCGCCCTGACCCCAGTCGCCCGTGGCGGGGTCGAGGGGTCCGCCTCCGACGCGCTCGAACGTGCCGCCGTCGCGGGCGTCCGCGTAGGTCCACGGGAGGACGAGGTCCGGCTCCTCGGCGAGGCGGTAGGTCGTGTGACCGGGGACCTCGGCGGGGGTCGCCGTGTCGAGGAGGAAGTCGAGGTGGGCGAGGTTCGTGAGCGGCGCGGGCGCCGCGACGGCGGGGGCCGTGAGGCCGACACCGCCCGTGAGGGCCGCGACGGCGATCGCGGCGGCGAGGAGGCCGCGCTTCCGTCGCGTGGTGCTGGAGTTCGTCATTGAACTGCCTTTCTGTGTGCCCCGAGATGCAGCTTTTGAGCGCGTTTCCTGCGGTATACCGGTGCAAACGCGCTCAAAAGCTGGATCTGGAGGGGGACGGGGAGAGATGCGGGCGGGGGGTGGGGTTATGTGTGGTCCAGGCGGGCTACGCCGATCTTGGAGTCGGCCATTCCGTAGAACACGTAGTGGTGGCCGTCGATCTCCTCGATCGCCGTGGGGAAGACGACGTTCGGCACGATGCCGCTGCGCTCGTCCTCCGTCTCCGCCTGCAACAGCGGTTCCGAGGTGCGGGCGAGCACGATCGTGGGATCGTCGGCGTCGAGGAGGATCGCGCCGGCCGCGTAGTTCACGTTCTGCTGCTGCGCGAACGCGTTGTCGATCACGCCCGTGACGCCGTGGTGGAGCAGCAGCCAGCCCTCGGGCACCCGCAGGGGCGCTGGGCCGCCGCCGATCTTCACCTCCTCGAAGGGGAACTCGGGACCGACGAGGAATCGGCTGTGCTTCCACAGCGTGAGGGCGCTCAGGTCTTCCTTCACGGCATCGACGGGCACGTACGCGATCCAGATCGACTGGCGACGGTCGGGCGTCCCCGGGGGAACCCGCACGCCCTGTCCCGGACGGATCTCGCCGATGTCCCACATCGGCCGGTGCAGCACCGCGAAGCTACGCACGCCGTCCGGCCCGGTCACGGGCTCGGGGAAGAACACCGTGTCCTTGTTGTGGAACAGGTTGAGGTCCGTGTCGAGGGTGTCGTTGTAGGCGAACAGTGCGGGGCCGAGTCGCCGCCACGAGCGCAGGTCCTCGGAGACGGCGACGGCCGTGCGCGGGCCGAGCGGACCGTACGCGACGTACGTCATGACGTGCAGCTCGAGCTCGGCGATCCAGGTGACGCGGGGGTCCTCGACACCCGCGTTGCCCTCGCCGCGCTCCCACGTGCGGTCGGGCTCGAGCACGACGCCCTGCCGCTCGACGCCCGAGGGTACGCCGTCCTCGACGAGCACGCGGGCGAGGCCGACGCGCGAGACGTTGCCCTCGGCCACGAGCCGCGGCAGCAGGTACAGCTCGCCGTCGGGTCCGCGCCCGGAGGCGGGATTGAGGACCCCCTCCGCCTCGAGGGAGTTCCCGGGTTCCGGGGTCATCACGACCCCCATACGCGTGAGCGTGTACGGAACGGTGGTGGTGGTGATGGAAGAGATGGTCATGGTCAACCTTTCACGCCGGGGCCGGTGTCGAGGGAACGGTGGTGGTGGATGTGGCGGAGGGGGGCATCGTCAGCCCTTCACGCCGGAGCCGATGTCGGTGGAGGTGAAGTAGCGCTGGAACACGATGAACAGCGCCACCGCGGGTGCGGCGAGGACGACCGCCCCGGCCAGCACGGCGCCGAACGGGTTGGCCGCAGACGCCGCGACGGAGGAGATGTAGTTGGCGAGGGACACGGCGAGCGGTTGAAGCGACGTGTCCTTCGTGATGAGGAAGGGCCAGAGGAACTCGTTCCACGGTCCGATGAAGGTGACGAGCACCACGGTGAGGAGCGCCGGCCGCACGAGCGGGATCGCGACGTTCCACAGCACCCGCAGTTCGCTCGCCCCGTCGATCCGGGCCGCGTCGAACAGTTCCTTCGGCACCTGCAGGAAGTACTGCCGGAAGATGATGACGGCCGTCGAGTTGATGAGGAACGGCAGGATCATCCCGATGTGGGTGTCGGCGAGCCTGTAGTCGCGTGCGATGAGCACGTACAGCGGGATCATGAGCAGCTGGAACGGCACGACCTGCACGAGCAGCGCGAGTGCGAACGTGACTCCGCGACCCCGCCACTGCAGCACCGAGAGGGCGTAGCCCGCGAGCATGCCGAAGACGACGGTGCCGAGGATCACCCCTCCGGTGAAGATGCCAGAGTTCACGAGGCCGGTGAGCAACCCGATGCGGCTGTTGATGGCCGCGTAGTTGTCGAGGGTGAGGTTGGCGATGTTCGGGAACGCGCCGGCCACGGTGGCGTCCGGGGTGCGCTGGAGCGACCCGATCACCATGTAGTAGAAGGGGAAGAGGAACACGAGCGCGCCGATCGACAGCACGACGCCGCGCAGCACGGCGGCCCCGCGTCCGGACGTCTGGCGCTGTCCAGGTGTCTGGCGCTTCCGGGTGGAGACGTCTGCACTCATGATTCGTCACCTCCGGCGAACTTGCGCTGCAGGAACGCGATGATCAGGACGAGCACCACGAGGATCACGCCGATCGCGGCGGCCACGTCGGGGTTGCCCTGCTGGATTCCGCGCTGGTACATGAGCAGCACGGGCGATGCGGAGGCGCCGTTCGGCCCGCCGCCGCCGGTGAGCAGATACGGCTCGGTGAAGAGGTTCGCCCCGGTGATGGTGGACAGGAGCAGCACGAGCACCGTCGCCGGTCGCACGCTCGGGATCGTGACGGAGAAGAACGAGCGCACCGCACCGGCGCCGTCGGTCGACGCCGACTCGTAGAGCTCCTTCGGGACGTTCTGCAGCGCCGCGAGGTACAGCAGGATGTAGAACCCGAGCTGCTTCCACGTGACGAACAGCGCGATCGACGGCATCGCGAGCTGGCTGTTGATGAGCCACGACGGCGTCGGAGCGAGCGGTCCGAGGAGGTTGTTCACGAGTCCGCCGCCGCTGAAGAGGAACAGCCACACGCCCACGATCGCGACGGACGCCGTGACGTACGGCACGTAGTACGCCACCCGGAAGAACACGCGGGCGTGGACGATCCGGTTGAGCGCCGAGGCGAGAAGGAGGCTGAGCACCACGGTGAGCGGGACGTTGATGATGAGGAACACGCCGACGTTCCCGAACGCCTGCCACACGGCGGGGTCCTGGAGGACGCGGGCATAGTTGTCGAGGCCCACGAACGGGCGGTCGACCACGGCGCCGGGCGCCGCGAAGAAGTAGTCCTGGAACGACATCCACACCGCGAACACGAGCGGGTAGGCGAAGACGAGCAGGACGAAGGCGAGGTACGGGGCGGAGAAGAGCAGCCCGAGCGGGTTGGCGCCGAGCAGCTTCCGCTTCCGCCGGGCCCCGCCGGGGGACGAGGTCCCCCGGCGTGGTGCCGTGCCCGATGCGGTGGCGCCCGGGGGCGCGACCGGCGACGTGGCGGTCATGATGCGGTCCGTCAGCCCTGGGCGACGAGGTCGTCGATCTTCGCCGCAGTGTCCGTCAGGAAGGCGGGGACGTCACCGCCGCCGAAGATGACCGACTTCGAGTAGCCGTCGCGGAAGGTCTGCCAGACCTCCACCGAGTTGGCCACGTTCGGCACCTCGACGGTGCGGGTGGCCTGGTCTCCGAAGATCTCGTACGCCGGGTTCGCCGCGAAGTAGTCGGCGTAGGTGTCCGTCAGGTCCTGGCGGATCGGCATCTGGCCGGTGAGCTCGAGGAGCTTGCCGTCCTGTTCCTCGCTCGTGGCGAACTGGAGCACGTCCCACGCGGTGCCCTGGTTCTCGCACGCGGAGTACAGTCCGATGTTCTTCGCGTCGCTGAAGGTGTAGGTCTCCTCCGGCGAGATGCCCGTGGAGGTCGGGACGGTGGCGACGCCCCAGTCCACGGTGTCGCCGTAGTAGTCGATGGCCCACGGTCCGGCGATGGACATCGCGGTCTGGCCGTCGACGAACGAGTCGCCTTGGTACTGCTCCTGGCTGGAGAGGCCCTCCGAGTACATCGTCGACCAGAAGTCGGTGACGGCCTTCCCGGCGTCGGAGTCGAAGGTGGCCTTGCCGTCCTCGACGAGCAGGTCGCCGCCCGTCTCGGCCGCGTAGAGCGGGTAGAAGTCGAACCAGCTCTGGTAGAACTCGCTCGTCGGTGCGGGGCTGATCGCGTAGGGGGCCACTCCCGCCTCGGTGAGGGTGCGGGAGGTCTCGAGGAAGTCGTCGTAGGTCGACAGGGCCGGCGCCTCGGGGTCGAGCCCGGCATCGGCGAACATCGCCTTGTTGTA
Proteins encoded in this window:
- a CDS encoding glycoside hydrolase family 130 protein produces the protein MTISSITTTTVPYTLTRMGVVMTPEPGNSLEAEGVLNPASGRGPDGELYLLPRLVAEGNVSRVGLARVLVEDGVPSGVERQGVVLEPDRTWERGEGNAGVEDPRVTWIAELELHVMTYVAYGPLGPRTAVAVSEDLRSWRRLGPALFAYNDTLDTDLNLFHNKDTVFFPEPVTGPDGVRSFAVLHRPMWDIGEIRPGQGVRVPPGTPDRRQSIWIAYVPVDAVKEDLSALTLWKHSRFLVGPEFPFEEVKIGGGPAPLRVPEGWLLLHHGVTGVIDNAFAQQQNVNYAAGAILLDADDPTIVLARTSEPLLQAETEDERSGIVPNVVFPTAIEEIDGHHYVFYGMADSKIGVARLDHT
- a CDS encoding carbohydrate ABC transporter permease produces the protein MSADVSTRKRQTPGQRQTSGRGAAVLRGVVLSIGALVFLFPFYYMVIGSLQRTPDATVAGAFPNIANLTLDNYAAINSRIGLLTGLVNSGIFTGGVILGTVVFGMLAGYALSVLQWRGRGVTFALALLVQVVPFQLLMIPLYVLIARDYRLADTHIGMILPFLINSTAVIIFRQYFLQVPKELFDAARIDGASELRVLWNVAIPLVRPALLTVVLVTFIGPWNEFLWPFLITKDTSLQPLAVSLANYISSVAASAANPFGAVLAGAVVLAAPAVALFIVFQRYFTSTDIGSGVKG
- a CDS encoding carbohydrate ABC transporter permease, coding for MTATSPVAPPGATASGTAPRRGTSSPGGARRKRKLLGANPLGLLFSAPYLAFVLLVFAYPLVFAVWMSFQDYFFAAPGAVVDRPFVGLDNYARVLQDPAVWQAFGNVGVFLIINVPLTVVLSLLLASALNRIVHARVFFRVAYYVPYVTASVAIVGVWLFLFSGGGLVNNLLGPLAPTPSWLINSQLAMPSIALFVTWKQLGFYILLYLAALQNVPKELYESASTDGAGAVRSFFSVTIPSVRPATVLVLLLSTITGANLFTEPYLLTGGGGPNGASASPVLLMYQRGIQQGNPDVAAAIGVILVVLVLIIAFLQRKFAGGDES
- a CDS encoding extracellular solute-binding protein, translating into MQRRMTAAALAAAGLLALTGCTSGGGGGAAGAANDSRGDITIWYSNNAAEIEWGEQMVEAWNADHPDEQIEAQEIPAGKSSEEVIGAAITAGNAPCLVFNTSPAAVPQFEKQGGLVSLSSFEGGDDYITERSGDIAEQYASADGSYFQMPWKSNPVVIFYNKAMFADAGLDPEAPALSTYDDFLETSRTLTEAGVAPYAISPAPTSEFYQSWFDFYPLYAAETGGDLLVEDGKATFDSDAGKAVTDFWSTMYSEGLSSQEQYQGDSFVDGQTAMSIAGPWAIDYYGDTVDWGVATVPTSTGISPEETYTFSDAKNIGLYSACENQGTAWDVLQFATSEEQDGKLLELTGQMPIRQDLTDTYADYFAANPAYEIFGDQATRTVEVPNVANSVEVWQTFRDGYSKSVIFGGGDVPAFLTDTAAKIDDLVAQG